From a single Miscanthus floridulus cultivar M001 chromosome 8, ASM1932011v1, whole genome shotgun sequence genomic region:
- the LOC136474449 gene encoding uncharacterized protein: MSAAMDDDEFLADGESTNGESEDDLPNNSEEETSDPFNDGEDPNPEDDNIDTSEMLKTLKHVQKAVCGFAKFVEKKGKARGSGVQTRKSIRTVRGRGKGKLSGAAGTSERPGSRFNSKYFGEKIIAKLDERKKKIIRHHGFGILLEYDGCSAPRGFVQWIADQVDVSCSDIVVGGKVISLDPLSVHLFLGLPNDGEDIKENYTESTKSNFLSAIKEPSLPTIKTFGDKLVGGTLSDDDVLRYFMVVALSTFLCANSSTYPSPRYLGSLIDVSKVKMELVKVHL, from the exons ATGTCAGCAG CCATGGATGATGATGAGTTTCTTGCTGATGGTGAGTCTACAAATGGTGAGAGTGAGGATGATCTTCCTAACAACTCAGAAGAGGAAACCTCTGATCCTTTCAATGATGGCGAG GATCCAAATCCTGAAGATGATAATATTGATACTAGTGAAATGCTGAAAACTTTGAAGCATGTTCAAAAAGCCGTTTGTGGA TTTGCTAAGTTTGTTGAGAAGAAAGGGAAAGCAAGGGGTTCAGGTGTCCAGACTAGAAAG AGTATCAGAACAGTTAGAGGTAGAGGTAAAGGGAAATTGAGTGGCGCTGCAGGTACATCAGAGAGACCAGGAAGTAGGTTTAATAGCAAGTACTTTGGAGAAAAGATAATAGCAAAGTTGGATGAGCGCAAAAAGAAAATTATCAGGCATCATGGCTTTGGAATTTTACTGGAGTACGATGGTTGCTCAGCACCCAGAGGATTTGTGCAATGGATAGCAGATCAAGTAGATGTGAGTTGTAGTGACATAGTAGTTGGAGGGAAAGTGATTTCATTGGATCCATTGTCAGTCCATCTCTTTTTAGGGCTTCCAAATGATGGTGAAGATATTAAGGAGAATTATACTGAGTCTACGAAGAGCAATTTCCTTTCAGCAATCAAAGAGCCCTCTTTGCCCACGATCAAGACATTTGGGGACAAGTTGGTAGGAGGCACGTTATCTGATGATGACGTGCTTCGATACTTCATGGTTGTAGCCTTGTCTACATTTCTTTGTGCTAATTCTAGTACTTATCCAAGCCCGCGGTATCTAGGTTCATTGATTGATGTATCTAAGGTGAAAATGGAATTGGTCAAAGTTCATCTATGA
- the LOC136470451 gene encoding uncharacterized protein, protein MFEHGLYVGQTGEAPSLRNAIGSLSGLGPFGVENAQAGSRANLDENAVSAQDLNAPIKEPCLKTKIPFFRSPSVPSFRMFEELDDLGNYVADPNLRRPVGTTCDTSCPLDRALSMLSRVSTSGQNVGANMSHGGVPGNVETKSNLNLKSRSASKEWVFVDKPTSPRGGNVSNEETIGTGNAGTKINGNVENDVIRMESLPLTEYSEIEEDPSQPVPLAAVSPYGDPIKIVIRRT, encoded by the exons ATGTTTGAGCATGGTCTCTATGTAGGACAAACAGGAGAAGCACCGAGTCTAAGGAATGCTATTGGTTCTCTGAGTGGTCTTGGTCCTTTTGGAGTGGAGAATGCTCAAGCTGGTTCTAGAGCTAACTTGGATGAAAATGCAGTTTCTGCTCAAGATCTTAATG cACCTATCAAGGAACCTTGTCTGAAGACGAAGATTCCATTCTTTCGTAGCCCTAGTGTACCTTCGTTCAGAATGTTTGAAGAACTAGATGACTTAGGAAATTATGTTGCAGATCCTAACTTGAGGCGCCCTGTTGGTACTACTTGTGATACATCTTGTCCTCTTGATAGAGCATTGTCTATG TTGAGTAGAGTTTCTACTTCAGGTCAGAATGTTGGTGCTAATATGTCCCATGGAGGTGTCCCTGGAAAT GTTGAAACCAAAAGCAACTTGAACTTGAAATCTAGGTCTGCATCTAAAGAATGGGTTTTTGTTGATAAGCCGACGTCTCCTAGAGGTGGTAATGTGAGCAATGAGGAGACCATTGGCACTGGAAATGCTGGGACTAAGATAAATGGGAATGTTGAAAAT GACGTTATCCGTATGGAGTCTTTACCTTTAACTGAATATTCTGAGATTGAAGAAGATCCAAGTCAACCTGTTCCTCTTGCTGCAGTCAGTCCTTATGGAGATCCTATAAAAATTGTAATTAGGCGTACCTAA
- the LOC136470450 gene encoding uncharacterized protein — protein MDNMCNIFENHHTRLGFRSPGTLVAKMFMYMHRTHVINRGGDASDEAEVSAARVPPPRHDDGDDGVVDGIRAEYEAPLPSPAHHNGDDDAVRAKYEAPLPSPRHFVVQDDVFDAGMAGDTSKTAVKEVDGAATAANNTIIEDVHPTVAAPTKTNEEECSVTDKIESDGLYDGSGGENCRASQSTEIIPSKDSSAEGSAISKRKRKRCASQYSSANSVASRTRLSQRLGKSPLSHIKDHNAEATVPDQTGNGCNKDNTVVIEEDQVLTTNVATKRQKLHLKKGKATSAYTASPLVPTVHEGETTNAAAAMPLVGTVERAPGLSH, from the exons ATGGATAACATGTGCAATATTTTTGAAAACCACCATACAAGACTAGGCTTTAGGAGCCCGGGCACACTTGTTGCTAAGATGTTTATGTATATGCATAGGACTCATGTAATTAATCGTGGTGGTGATGCTTCTGATGAGGCTGAGGTTTCTGCTGCTAGAGTGCCCCCTCcaagacatgatgatggtgatgatggagtTGTTGATGGTATCCGTGCTGAATATGAAGCTCCTCTTCCTTCTCCAGCACATCataatggtgatgatgatgctgTCCGTGCTAAATATGAAGCCCCACTGCCTTCTCCAAGACATTTTGTTGTGCAAGATGATGTCTTTGATGCGGGAATGGCTGGTGATACAAGTAAAACAGCTGTGAAAGAAGTGGATGGTGCTGCTACTGCTGCAAATAATACCATTATTGAAGATGTGCATCCTACAGTTGCTGCTCCTACTAAAACAAATGAAGAAGAATGCTCTGTAACTGATAAAATTGAATCTGATGGATTATACGATGGATCTGGTGGTGAGAATTGTCGTGCTTCTCAGTCAACTGAAATTATTCCTTCCAAAGACTCATCAGCTGAAG GTTCAGCTATAAGTAAAAGGAAGAGGAAAAGATGCGCATCACAATATTCGAGCGCCAATAGTGTAGCGTCTAGGACTCGACTCTCTCAACGTCTTGGCAAGTCCCCTCTGAGTCACATAAAAGATCATAATGCTGAG GCAACTGTGCCGGATCAAACTGGAAATGGATGTAACAAGGATAATACTGTAGTTATTGAGGAAGACCAAGTGTTAACTACTAATGTTGCAACTAAACGTCAAAAGCTCCATCTAAAA AAAGGCAAAGCAACTAGTGCATATACTGCTTCCCCCTTGGTTCCTACTGTTCATGAAGGAGAGACAACTAATGCGGCCGCTGCTATGCCCTTGGTTGGTACAGTTGAGAGGGCCCCAGGTTTGTCCCACTGA
- the LOC136470453 gene encoding protein FAR1-RELATED SEQUENCE 5-like — protein MEKELIATFNKVNLPDRKIMAVLSYIRGDVTPYNKKHISNEKTKINKATSDNDMQQVYDWFSKKQAEDPMFFYKFSIDENNKVKNIFWSNGTSRRYYEEFGDCISFDTTYNTNKYSLKFAPIVGITGHGDNCLFGCAFIMDETTETFEWLFQTMLTCMGGKHPKTIITDQDLAMKAAIRNALPDTIHRNCFFHIVKKAQEKGGRIFSLERNKNLHDDLFDILRNSLTETEFEYLYKKLPQTYDVGGFRYLDDMWFNRENFVPCYFKKHFFPFINSTARSEGTNALFKLDVTPRYSIMRFMNEFQRISDTTEKNQAEQDFETRSMLWLSTAYEFERQAARLYNRKIFFKFQKELILATKYEA, from the coding sequence ATGGAGAAGGAACTTATTGCAACATTCAACAAAGTGAACCTACCAGATAGGAAGATTATGGCAGTCCTATCTTATATAAGAGGCGATGTCACTCCATACAACAAGAAACATATCAGCAACGAGAAGACAAAGATAAATAAGGCAACATCGGATAATGACATGCAGCAAGTGTATGACTGGTTCTCTAAGAAACAGGCTGAGGACCCAATGTTCTTCTACAAGTTTTCCATAGATGAAAACAACAAAGTGAAAAACATTTTCTGGTCCAATGGTACAAGCAGAAGGTACTATGAGGAATTTGGAGATTGCATCAGTTTTGATACAACCTACAACACGAACAAGTACTCCCTCAAGTTTGCACCAATTGTTGGTATTACAGGTCATGGGGACAATTGCCTGTTTGGCTGCGCTTTCATAATGGATGAAACTACAGAAACTTTTGAGTGGTTGTTTCAGACAATGCTGACTTGTATGGGAGGAAAGCACCCTAAAACTATAATCACTGACCAGGACCTAGCAATGAAGGCTGCTATCAGAAACGCTCTACCGGACACTATTCATCGGAACTGCTTCTTCCACATTGTGAAGAAAGCTCAGGAGAAAGGTGGCAGGATATTTTCATTGGAAAGGAACAAGAACCTGCATGACGATCTCTTTGACATTCTTAGGAACTCATTGACCGAAACAGAGTTTGAGTACTTGTACAAGAAGTTACCACAAACATATGATGTCGGTGGCTTCAGATACCTTGATGACATGTGGTTTAATAGGGAAAATTTTGTTCCATGTTACTTCAAGAAGCATTTCTTCCCTTTCATCAACTCTACAGCGAGAAGTGAAGGCACAAATGCATTATTCAAACTGGATGTCACACCAAGGTATAGTATTATGAGATTTATGAATGAGTTCCAAAGAATTTCAGATACAACAGAAAAGAATCAAGCAGAACAGGACTTTGAAACCAGATCAATGCTTTGGTTGAGTACGGCATATGAGTTCGAAAGGCAGGCTGCAAGGCTGTACAACAGAAAGATATTCTTCAAGTTTCAAAAGGAGCTCATATTGGCAACAAAATATGAGGCTTAA